One Fusobacterium ulcerans DNA segment encodes these proteins:
- a CDS encoding PTS sugar transporter subunit IIA: MALINANRILLNKTMKNKNEAIKEMAKLFVEDGVVDNYDEYLKSLMDREAIAETAVGYEVGLPHGKSTAVKYPAVAFARLSNDIMWSEEEQETAKFIFMLAIPSAAAGNEHINILVNLSKKILDDDFREFLATSNNVEEIMNAINN; encoded by the coding sequence ATGGCATTAATAAATGCAAATCGTATCTTATTAAACAAAACTATGAAAAACAAAAATGAAGCAATTAAAGAGATGGCAAAATTATTCGTTGAAGATGGGGTAGTGGATAATTATGATGAATATCTTAAATCTTTAATGGACAGAGAAGCTATTGCTGAAACTGCTGTAGGTTATGAAGTAGGGCTTCCTCACGGAAAAAGTACTGCTGTAAAATATCCTGCTGTAGCTTTTGCAAGACTTAGCAATGACATCATGTGGAGCGAAGAGGAACAGGAAACTGCTAAATTTATCTTTATGCTGGCTATTCCTAGTGCTGCTGCTGGAAATGAGCATATCAACATACTTGTAAATCTTTCTAAAAAAATATTAGATGATGACTTTAGAGAATTTTTAGCAACATCTAATAATGTAGAAGAAATAATGAACGCAATAAATAACTAA
- a CDS encoding type I phosphomannose isomerase catalytic subunit, producing the protein MYPLKFKKNLVKKIWGGRKFKEILNMELPDDELYGESWEVSSHKGGLSYVENGEFQGKSLIELIEKYGKDILGEEITDKFKGKFPLLIKYLDINDRLSVQVHPSDEYALRVEGEFGKSESWYIMEASDDATLILGIKDGITKEIFKEKVEAKEFDGLFNTVKVKKGDFINLCPGVVHATMEGSILICEVQQNSDTTYRIYDFDRLVDGKLRELHIDKALDVIDFEGDVEITTDAGRKKILLAGAEKEELIRGEYFSIDKYLVDGEFKDEINRNFKIYSILDGEGKLIYNGKEYHAEKGDTYFIPAGLELKITGKLEILKSFM; encoded by the coding sequence ATGTATCCATTAAAATTTAAAAAGAATCTTGTAAAAAAAATATGGGGTGGAAGAAAATTTAAGGAAATTTTAAATATGGAACTTCCAGATGATGAATTATATGGAGAATCTTGGGAGGTAAGTTCTCACAAAGGTGGACTATCTTATGTGGAGAATGGTGAATTTCAAGGGAAATCTTTAATAGAACTTATAGAAAAATATGGGAAAGATATACTAGGAGAAGAGATAACAGATAAATTCAAAGGAAAATTTCCTCTTCTTATAAAATATCTTGATATCAATGATAGACTTTCAGTACAGGTACATCCAAGTGATGAGTATGCTTTAAGAGTAGAGGGAGAGTTTGGGAAAAGCGAAAGCTGGTATATAATGGAAGCTAGTGACGACGCTACTCTTATACTTGGAATCAAAGATGGTATAACAAAAGAGATATTTAAAGAAAAAGTAGAGGCAAAAGAATTTGATGGACTGTTCAATACAGTAAAAGTAAAAAAAGGAGACTTTATAAATCTATGTCCGGGAGTTGTCCATGCAACTATGGAAGGATCTATCTTGATTTGTGAAGTACAGCAGAATTCCGATACAACTTACAGAATATATGATTTTGACAGATTAGTAGATGGAAAACTTAGAGAACTTCATATAGATAAAGCTCTTGATGTAATAGATTTCGAAGGAGATGTAGAAATAACTACTGATGCTGGAAGAAAGAAAATACTTTTAGCAGGAGCAGAGAAAGAGGAACTTATCAGAGGAGAGTATTTCAGCATAGATAAGTATCTTGTAGATGGAGAATTTAAAGATGAGATAAACAGAAACTTTAAGATTTATTCTATATTAGATGGTGAAGGTAAATTGATATATAATGGAAAAGAATATCATGCTGAAAAAGGGGATACATATTTTATTCCAGCAGGACTGGAACTAAAAATAACTGGTAAGTTAGAAATTCTTAAATCTTTCATGTAA
- a CDS encoding TSUP family transporter translates to MFGLMEGMDLSGFIFLGIACFFAAFIDAIAGGGGLISLPAFLASGLPAHVALGTNKVAACCSTIASSAKFAQSGKINWQLMKKLAAFSFIGAVLGVKTVVMIDSKYLYPIAIVLLVMVLIYTLRNKNLGEENRFEGLTGQNVKWGIIMAFALGFYDGFFGPGTGSFLIFAMIRIFKIDFTNASGNAKILNLSSNVASVIMFVSMGKVAYVYSFSMAAIMVVGAIIGAKMAVTRGTKFIKPMFLIVTTVVLSKMIAESIFGIDVGAGIKNIMTMFMK, encoded by the coding sequence ATGTTTGGTTTAATGGAAGGTATGGATTTATCAGGATTTATTTTTTTAGGGATAGCTTGCTTTTTTGCAGCATTTATTGATGCAATAGCAGGTGGAGGAGGACTTATCAGTTTACCAGCTTTTCTGGCTTCTGGACTTCCTGCTCATGTGGCACTTGGTACAAATAAGGTTGCAGCTTGCTGCTCTACAATAGCCAGCAGTGCTAAATTTGCTCAATCAGGGAAAATTAACTGGCAGCTGATGAAGAAATTAGCAGCATTTTCATTTATTGGAGCAGTACTTGGAGTAAAAACAGTAGTAATGATAGATTCAAAATACCTCTATCCAATAGCTATAGTTCTTCTTGTTATGGTATTGATATATACACTTCGTAATAAGAATCTTGGAGAAGAGAATAGATTTGAGGGATTAACAGGGCAGAATGTAAAATGGGGAATTATAATGGCTTTTGCTTTAGGTTTCTATGATGGATTTTTTGGTCCGGGAACAGGCTCTTTCCTTATATTTGCTATGATCAGAATATTCAAGATAGATTTTACTAATGCCAGTGGAAATGCAAAGATATTGAATCTTTCAAGTAATGTGGCAAGTGTTATAATGTTTGTATCTATGGGAAAAGTTGCATATGTATATTCTTTCTCAATGGCTGCCATAATGGTGGTTGGAGCAATAATTGGAGCTAAGATGGCAGTAACAAGAGGGACAAAATTTATCAAACCTATGTTCCTTATAGTAACTACAGTAGTTCTTTCAAAAATGATTGCTGAATCTATATTTGGAATAGATGTAGGAGCAGGAATAAAAAATATCATGACAATGTTTATGAAATAA
- a CDS encoding BglG family transcription antiterminator, whose translation MAMTRDILNLIKNITQNKINTLEENSKIMDLSERSLRYKIDDCNYHLNILKLPELNIKKGIITFSSTLDTVVEKINENIYLYSFSQDEREKIIINFYLFKKEPTTIEDISIFLGVSAVTLKNDIKRIKKYLKTFMLNLSNENNKCLTITGDERNVRKLLLDILLKNYDITFKNDEIIITKTYYHGFFIPWKEMDDFFDKAITDKAYKLLKGILKENNKNISDEAFKVLFFYILVLLNRYKDHEITTIKNMNFLSNTPEYQGVKEFLKEPEFSEGELLTLTEYFLGSNTFNFDHSFYGNWVQIETFIMQLIKEVGKFGYSGLDKDETLLEGLINHIKPAIYRAKTGIQLSSEIYNDFKESYPLILSQVEEAWKKCDFQGLSMSDEEIAYIAMHFQLAIKRVKKRVFKDILIVCGSGYSTSKFLAESIQEKFSVNIVDTIPYNMLETYKNVENIDLIITTITNLESTLLPVVTVSPILSREDVRKLEALHLSQSKNKIKLSKLLELTKRNADIHDEENFIKNMKRHFKNEILDDISKSSFLKFTDMISMSRIEKREKADSWEEAIKMSGEKLLHENIVSEGYLDEIIDLTNKFGSYMVIQEGIILSHARGNESVSKTGISILLLDEPVEFPENEKVKLLITLASKDKREHLNGLMEFINTLREVKLLDTLENCQTISEIYITFKNLFN comes from the coding sequence ATGGCCATGACTAGAGATATTCTAAATCTCATAAAAAACATAACTCAGAACAAAATCAACACACTGGAAGAAAATTCTAAAATTATGGATCTCAGTGAAAGAAGTCTTAGATATAAGATAGATGACTGCAACTACCATTTAAACATTTTAAAACTTCCAGAATTAAATATTAAAAAAGGTATAATCACTTTTTCTTCTACTCTGGATACAGTAGTGGAGAAAATAAATGAAAACATATATCTTTATAGTTTTTCACAAGATGAGAGGGAAAAGATAATAATCAACTTCTATCTTTTCAAAAAAGAACCTACTACTATAGAAGATATAAGTATATTCCTAGGAGTAAGTGCTGTAACATTAAAAAATGATATTAAACGTATAAAAAAATATTTAAAGACATTTATGCTGAATCTTTCTAACGAAAATAATAAATGCCTTACTATCACAGGAGATGAAAGAAATGTCAGAAAACTTCTTCTGGATATTCTTTTAAAGAACTATGACATCACATTTAAAAATGATGAAATAATCATAACTAAAACATATTACCATGGATTTTTTATCCCATGGAAAGAGATGGACGATTTCTTTGATAAAGCTATTACAGATAAAGCATATAAGCTTTTGAAAGGCATTCTCAAAGAAAACAACAAAAATATAAGCGACGAAGCTTTCAAAGTTTTGTTTTTCTATATTCTTGTGCTACTTAACAGATACAAAGATCATGAAATAACTACAATAAAAAATATGAACTTTCTATCAAATACACCTGAGTATCAGGGAGTAAAGGAATTTCTCAAAGAACCTGAATTTTCAGAGGGAGAACTTCTTACACTTACTGAATATTTTCTTGGAAGCAATACTTTTAATTTTGATCATTCATTCTATGGAAACTGGGTGCAGATAGAGACATTCATAATGCAGTTGATCAAAGAGGTAGGAAAATTTGGATATTCTGGTCTGGATAAAGATGAAACTCTTCTGGAAGGACTCATCAACCATATAAAACCTGCTATCTACAGAGCAAAAACTGGAATACAGCTAAGTTCAGAAATATATAATGATTTCAAAGAAAGCTACCCATTGATACTGTCTCAAGTGGAGGAAGCATGGAAAAAATGCGACTTTCAAGGATTGAGTATGTCAGATGAAGAGATAGCCTATATAGCAATGCACTTTCAGCTGGCAATCAAAAGGGTTAAAAAAAGAGTATTTAAAGATATTCTCATAGTATGCGGTTCAGGATACAGTACATCTAAATTTTTAGCAGAGAGTATTCAGGAAAAATTCTCAGTAAATATTGTAGATACTATTCCATATAATATGCTTGAAACTTACAAGAATGTTGAGAATATAGACTTGATAATAACTACTATCACCAATTTGGAAAGCACTCTTCTTCCTGTGGTAACTGTATCTCCAATATTGAGCAGAGAGGACGTAAGAAAGCTGGAAGCTCTTCATCTTTCTCAATCTAAAAACAAGATAAAATTATCTAAGCTTTTAGAGCTTACAAAGAGAAATGCAGATATACATGATGAAGAAAACTTTATCAAAAATATGAAAAGACACTTCAAAAATGAAATATTAGATGATATTTCAAAATCAAGCTTCTTAAAATTTACTGATATGATCAGTATGTCAAGAATTGAAAAAAGAGAAAAAGCTGATAGCTGGGAAGAGGCAATCAAAATGAGTGGAGAAAAGCTCCTTCATGAAAATATTGTGTCTGAAGGTTATCTTGATGAAATAATAGATCTTACCAACAAATTCGGAAGCTATATGGTAATACAGGAAGGAATAATTCTTTCTCATGCAAGAGGAAATGAAAGTGTATCAAAAACAGGTATCAGTATTCTGCTCTTAGACGAGCCTGTGGAGTTTCCTGAAAATGAAAAAGTAAAACTTCTTATCACTCTTGCCAGCAAGGACAAGAGGGAACATCTCAATGGATTGATGGAATTTATCAACACATTGAGAGAGGTAAAGCTTCTGGATACTTTAGAAAATTGTCAAACTATTAGTGAAATTTACATAACATTTAAAAATTTATTTAATTAA
- a CDS encoding PTS fructose-like transporter subunit IIB, with translation MKIVAVTACPSGVAHTYMAAEALKKAGEKLGVEIKVETQGGIGIENVITEADLTNTDYVVLTKEVAIKNEERFKGKKIVRVKIADAVKKAEDIVKKLIEHHNSNN, from the coding sequence ATGAAAATAGTTGCAGTTACAGCTTGTCCTTCAGGAGTAGCTCATACATATATGGCTGCTGAAGCTCTTAAAAAAGCTGGAGAGAAATTAGGTGTAGAAATAAAAGTAGAAACTCAAGGTGGTATTGGTATAGAAAATGTTATCACTGAGGCTGATTTAACAAATACAGATTATGTAGTTTTAACTAAGGAAGTTGCTATTAAAAATGAAGAAAGATTCAAAGGGAAAAAAATAGTAAGAGTTAAAATAGCAGATGCTGTAAAAAAAGCTGAAGATATAGTGAAAAAACTTATTGAGCATCATAACTCTAATAATTAA
- a CDS encoding PTS fructose transporter subunit EIIC, producing MKKTLLELRKHLLFGTSHMLPFIVAGGVLLSLAVMMGGKGAVPDSGLLKNISDMGIAGLTIFPAVLGGYIAYSIADRPGLAPGMIGSWIAVQQYSTGFLGAIIVGFLAGFIVNQLKKIKLPASMKSVSTIFICPLFGTLITCGVVMWVIGTPIALMMAGLNGWLTGMQDASKAVLGAILGGMTAFDMGGPINKVATLFAQTQVGEHPWLMGGVGIAICTPPIGMGLATFLAPKKYTQDEKEAGKAAVLMGMIGISEGAIPFAVSDPLRVLPSIVVGGMVGNIIGFIMNVINHAPWGGWIVLPVVEGKIGYIIGTIAGAAVTAVMVNTMKKPISELKEAIQAEKEEEELELELDFD from the coding sequence ATGAAAAAAACTTTACTTGAACTTAGAAAGCATCTTCTTTTTGGAACTAGCCACATGCTTCCATTTATCGTAGCAGGAGGGGTGCTTTTATCTCTAGCTGTAATGATGGGTGGAAAAGGAGCTGTTCCTGATTCTGGATTATTAAAAAATATATCTGATATGGGTATCGCTGGTCTTACTATATTCCCTGCTGTTCTTGGAGGATATATTGCATATTCTATAGCTGACAGACCTGGACTTGCTCCTGGTATGATTGGTTCTTGGATTGCTGTTCAACAATACAGTACTGGTTTCTTAGGAGCTATCATAGTTGGATTCTTAGCTGGATTTATTGTTAATCAACTGAAAAAAATCAAACTTCCAGCAAGTATGAAATCTGTTTCAACAATATTTATCTGTCCACTGTTTGGAACTTTAATTACTTGTGGAGTAGTTATGTGGGTAATAGGAACTCCTATTGCATTGATGATGGCTGGATTAAATGGTTGGTTAACTGGAATGCAGGATGCCAGCAAAGCTGTTCTTGGAGCTATTCTTGGAGGAATGACTGCATTTGATATGGGAGGACCTATCAATAAAGTTGCCACTCTATTTGCTCAAACTCAAGTTGGAGAGCATCCATGGCTTATGGGAGGAGTTGGTATAGCTATCTGTACTCCACCTATTGGAATGGGACTTGCTACATTCTTAGCACCTAAAAAATATACACAAGATGAAAAAGAAGCTGGTAAAGCTGCTGTACTTATGGGAATGATCGGAATTTCTGAAGGAGCTATTCCATTTGCAGTATCTGATCCATTAAGAGTACTTCCTTCTATCGTTGTTGGTGGTATGGTAGGAAATATCATTGGATTCATTATGAATGTTATCAATCACGCTCCTTGGGGAGGTTGGATTGTACTTCCAGTAGTTGAAGGAAAAATAGGATATATCATTGGTACTATCGCAGGAGCTGCTGTCACAGCTGTTATGGTAAATACTATGAAAAAACCAATATCTGAATTAAAAGAAGCTATCCAAGCTGAAAAAGAAGAAGAGGAACTTGAATTAGAATTAGATTTCGACTAA
- the abc-f gene encoding ribosomal protection-like ABC-F family protein, which produces MSLINISNLTFAYEGSGENIFENVSFQIDTDWKLGFTGRNGRGKTTFLNLLLGKYEYRGNISGGAIFEYFPFEIKDKTLKTIDIINNLNHDYQMWELEREMSLLDISEDVLYRGFDTLSNGEQTKILLAVLFLREDRFLLIDEPTNHLDAEGREVVAEYLKSKNGFILVSHDRRFLDNCIDHILSINRTNIEIQKGNFSSWQLNKEMQDNFEIARNYKLKKDIKRLEQAAKRTSEWSDKKEEKKSKKSYGGRAPAMIDKGFVGAKAAKMMKKSKNLEARQNSALEEKTKLLKNIELSESLKIKPEEYHSNRMIDLDKISIFYGEKEVCKDVSFTIEKGDRIALRGKNGSGKSTILKLILGEDLKYTGNFYRGSRMKISYVSQETGFLKGKLSDFARDSGIDEALFRAILRKMDFSREQFDKDLSSYSGGQKKKVLIARSLCEKAHLYVWDEPLNFIDVLSRIQIEELLLEFQPTIIFVEHDMVFSETIANKIVKL; this is translated from the coding sequence ATGTCACTAATAAATATATCAAATTTGACATTTGCCTATGAAGGCAGTGGGGAAAATATTTTTGAAAATGTATCTTTTCAGATAGATACAGATTGGAAGCTTGGGTTTACTGGAAGAAACGGAAGAGGAAAAACTACTTTTCTAAATCTTCTTCTGGGAAAATATGAATATAGAGGGAATATCTCTGGAGGGGCAATATTTGAGTATTTTCCTTTTGAAATAAAAGATAAAACTTTAAAAACAATAGATATAATAAATAACTTAAACCATGATTACCAAATGTGGGAGCTTGAAAGGGAGATGTCACTTTTAGATATCTCAGAAGATGTACTCTATAGAGGATTTGATACATTATCCAATGGAGAGCAGACTAAAATACTTCTAGCAGTTCTCTTTCTGAGAGAGGACAGATTCCTCCTTATAGATGAGCCTACAAACCACTTAGATGCAGAGGGGAGAGAGGTAGTAGCAGAATATCTTAAATCTAAAAACGGGTTTATTCTTGTATCTCATGACAGAAGATTTTTAGATAATTGTATAGATCATATTTTATCAATAAACAGGACAAATATAGAGATACAGAAGGGGAATTTTTCCTCATGGCAACTGAACAAAGAGATGCAGGATAATTTTGAAATTGCAAGAAACTATAAGTTAAAAAAGGATATCAAAAGACTAGAACAGGCAGCTAAACGTACTTCAGAATGGTCAGATAAAAAAGAGGAAAAGAAAAGCAAAAAAAGCTATGGTGGAAGAGCTCCAGCCATGATAGATAAAGGATTTGTAGGAGCAAAGGCAGCTAAAATGATGAAAAAATCAAAAAATCTGGAAGCAAGACAGAATTCTGCCTTAGAAGAAAAAACAAAACTTCTTAAAAATATAGAGCTTTCAGAGTCTTTAAAAATAAAGCCAGAAGAGTACCATTCAAATAGAATGATAGACTTAGATAAGATTTCTATATTTTATGGAGAAAAAGAGGTGTGTAAAGATGTAAGCTTCACTATAGAAAAGGGAGACAGAATCGCTTTAAGAGGAAAGAATGGTTCTGGAAAATCTACTATATTAAAGCTCATATTAGGAGAAGATCTGAAGTATACAGGGAATTTTTATAGAGGGAGCAGAATGAAAATATCATATGTATCTCAAGAAACTGGTTTTCTCAAAGGGAAACTTTCAGATTTTGCTCGTGACAGCGGGATAGATGAAGCACTGTTCAGAGCTATATTGAGAAAAATGGATTTTTCAAGGGAGCAGTTTGATAAAGATTTAAGCTCATACAGTGGAGGGCAGAAAAAGAAAGTTCTTATAGCAAGAAGTCTATGTGAAAAAGCACATCTCTATGTGTGGGATGAACCATTGAATTTTATAGATGTTCTTTCAAGAATACAGATAGAGGAGCTTCTTCTGGAGTTCCAGCCCACTATAATTTTTGTAGAACATGATATGGTATTTTCTGAAACTATTGCAAATAAAATAGTAAAATTATAA